The Puntigrus tetrazona isolate hp1 chromosome 3, ASM1883169v1, whole genome shotgun sequence genome contains a region encoding:
- the brd4 gene encoding bromodomain-containing protein 4 isoform X9 — protein sequence MNMKIAPGLESSPTIPQTRGLSSLAPGPQTRGPPQGPPTLPPQPTMQALPPRVPPSLPSLPLLPSLPTIPTLPTHPTHPPLAPQLGPPFSMGPTDCTTQVPIITAVPPSTQTSLPPLLMQQSAPSILQSPIPMPHKQQRKSQKRKADTTTPTANDPLNESSPAESKSGKTLPRRDTTRPSKLSKKEAPDSQHHWTPVTGTHSPKQQEQLRYCSGIVKDMFAKKHAAYAWPFYKPVDVDALGLHDYHDIIKHPMDLSSIKDKLENRQYRDAQEFAADVRLMFSNCYKYNPPDHEVVAMARKLQDVFEMRFAKMPDEPEEMLAPAPAPVLHPAPVKTQPPMGTASSSDSSSDSSSESDSSTDDSEEERAQRLAELQEQLKAVHEQLAALSQPQASKPKKKEKEKKEKKKDKHKKKAGVMPALEEILDPPPTLKAQGKPKNKDPLPKKPKKLSKKEGGKGNRSMAPASAAPPTLQPVVGLDPEEDLGLTGGAAMAGMPAGEKCKPMSYEEKRQLSLDINKLPGDKLGRVVHIIQSREPSLKNSNPDEIEIDFETLKPSTLRELERYVSSCLRKKKKPAGVPEKSMEAMSAAKTKGSSSESGSSSESSSSESEDSESTGEPCRSITHGLTSKLKKRGRGEGKKAHHPVVAPGMPQPQVPHQPQTPALQPSAQLKPQQQQHPSPAAYMPPPVTALEPSQLLENPFDPLAHFVQPLMHLPHHANDSPSPAPPHLNAHPPGGPVSPETHPFLNQHPILPSPALHNAMPQQPSRPSNRAAPLPPKPPQQSTPQQQQQPQQSLPQQLQSQQPPQPQHHLPPHLLHPPQQIRQRPLSPPTLTPQGLLSSQPPQMLLEDDEEPVPSMPLPMYLQHLQPSRLQQQPPPTSLMQSLQSRPQPPGQQSLLQSVQVQSQMSQQSSLPPPQIPVQTQAQPSPQLSQHQARHMQHSQLSFSQGPVQTTQTQPSQHKVSMPSSKAQQIIQQQPPQHHSPRQHKSDSYNSAHLRDNPSPLMMHSPQISQYALVHQSPPQVPKKEPQQGPSALGGIKEEKLPPSPVMRGEPFSPAMRQDPHKHPESKPTMPGHGQQKAEMKPLESSRPVIRSSEQSGPPPSMQDKEKFKQEPKTPVAPKKLFDVAMPHNVSSFGGQDVKLKNMGSWASLAQKSTSTPSSGLKSSSDSFEQFRRAAREKEEREKALKAQAEQAEKDRLRREQEKLRGRDEEDSIETSRRPQEEPRRRQEQQQVQPPQQQQQQQQQHQTQPQAQSLAQPPSAPQPSQGPPQSPAASQSALDQQRELARRREQERRRREAMAATIDMNFQSDLMAIFEENLF from the exons aTGAACATGAAAATTGCACCTGGCCTGGAGTCTTCGCCCACAATCCCTCAAACACGTGGCCTTTCCAGTCTTGCACCTGGGCCACAAACAAGAGGACCACCGCAGGGTCCGCCTACTTTACCTCCCCAGCCTACCATGCAAGCCTTGCCCCCTCGAGTACCCCCTTCGCTCCCCTCTCTCCCCTTGCTCCCTTCGCTCCCCACGATCCCTACACTCCCTACACACCCTACACACCCTCCCCTTGCACCTCAATTAGGGCCACCTTTTTCTATGGGCCCCACTGACTGCACCACACAGGTCCCCATCATAACGGCTGTGCCTCCTTCGACCCAAACCTCCCTGCCACCCCTGCTCATGCAGCAGAGCGCCCCTTCTATTCTACAAAGCCCCATCCCAATGCCTCACAAA CAGCagagaaaaagtcagaaaagGAAAGCAGACACCACAACACCAACTGCAAACGACCCGCTGAACGAGTCCTCGCCCGCTGAGTCCAAGTCAGGAAAGACTCTGCCACGCCGGGATACTACACGACCAAGCAAACTATCCAAAAAGGAGGCACCGGACTCCCAGCACCATTGGACACCAGTCACTGGGACCCACAGCCCCAAACAACAAGAGCAGCTGCGCTACTGCTCCGGCATCGTAAAGGACATGTTTGCTAAGAAGCATGCAGCGTACGCTTGGCCCTTCTACAAGCCAGTGGATGTGGATGCTTTAGGGCTGCACGATTACCATGACATCATAAAACATCCCATGGACCTCAGCTCTATTAAG GACAAGTTGGAAAACAGACAATACAGAGATGCTCAGGAGTTTGCAGCAGATGTACGGTTAATGTTCTCCAACTGCTATAAGTACAACCCTCCAGACCATGAAGTGGTGGCTATGGCACGCAAACTGCAG gatGTGTTTGAGATGCGTTTTGCTAAAATGCCAGATGAGCCAGAGGAAATGCTGGCACCCGCTCCTGCGCCAGTGCTCCACCCGGCTCCTGTGAAGACACAGCCACCCATGGGTACAGCGTCGTCCTCGGACAGCTCCAGCGATTCCTCTTCTGAATCAGACTCCTCCACGGACGACTCTGAAGAGGAGAGAGCCCAGAGGCTGGCAGAGCTTCAGGAGCAA CTGAAAGCGGTTCATGAGCAGCTGGCTGCCTTGTCCCAGCCTCAGGCCAGCAAAccaaagaagaaagagaaagaaaagaaggagaagaagaaagacaagCACAAAAAGAAAGCGGGAGTCATGCCTGCACTGGAAGAGATCTTGGATCCGCCTCCTACCCTCAAGGCTCAAGGAAAGCCTAAGAACAAGGATCCTCTGCCTAAGAAGCCCAAGAAGCTGAG CAAGAAAGAGGGAGGTAAGGGCAATCGCTCCATGGCTCCTGCAAGTGCTGCTCCACCAACCCTGCAGCCTGTGGTCGGCCTGGATCCTGAGGAGGACCTGGGTCTGACTGGAGGAGCTGCAATGGCAGGCATGCCTGCTGGAGAGAAATGTAAACCTATGTCCTATGAAGAAAAGAGACAGCTGAGCCTGGACATTAACAAGCTGCCTGGAGACAAGCTGGGCCGTGTGGTCCACATCATCCAGTCCCGTGAGCCCTCGCTTAAGAACTCCAACCCCGATGAGATTGAGATTGACTTTGAGACATTAAAGCCTTCTACGCTGCGGGAACTGGAGAGATACGTGTCGTCCTGCCTTCGCAAGAAGAAGAAGCCTGCTGGTG TTCCAGAGAAGTCCATGGAGGCAATGAGTGCTGCAAAGACAAAAGGCTCATCATCCGAGTCAGGCAGCAGCAGTGAGTCCAGCTCCTCGGAAAGTGAAGACTCAGAGTCTACAGGTGAGCCCTGTAGATCTATAACACATG GTTTGACTTCTAAGCTGAAGAAGAGGGGGAGAGGAGAAGGAAAGAAGGCTCATCACCCGGTGGTTGCTCCAGGCATGCCTCAGCCTCAAGTTCCCCATCAACCCCAGACCCCTGCTCTGCAGCCCAGTGCTCAGCTGAagccgcagcagcagcagcatccgTCTCCTGCTGCTTACATGCCTCCTCCTGTCACAGCTCTGGAACCCTCGCAGCTCCTGGAAAACCCCTTTGACCCTCTGGCCCACTTCGTCCAGCCCCTCATGCACCTTCCCCACCATGCCAATGACTCGCCCTCCCCTGCACCGCCTCACCTCAACGCTCACCCTCCAGGAGGCCCAGTGTCTCCTGAGACGCACCCATTCCTCAATCAGCACCCCATCCTCCCATCCCCAG CCCTGCACAACGCCATGCCCCAGCAGCCTTCAAGGCCCAGTAATAGGGCAGCCCCGCTACCTCCTAAACCTCCGCAGCAAAGCACgccccagcagcagcagcagccccAGCAGTCCCTGCCACAGCAGCTCCAGTCCCAGCAACCCCCTCAGCCCCAGCACCACCTCCCTCCTCACCTGCTGCACCCTCCCCAGCAGATCCGCCAGCGGCCCCTTTCCCCTCCCACGCTCACTCCCCAGGGCCTGCTGTCCTCCCAGCCCCCACAGATGCTGCTAGAGGACGACGAGGAGCCCGTTCCCTCCATGCCCCTGCCCATGTACCTGCAGCACCTGCAGCCCAGCCGCCTGCAGCAGCAGCCGCCGCCGACGTCACTGATGCAGTCTTTGCAGAGCAGGCCACAGCCGCCGGGCCAGCAGTCTCTGCTGCAGTCGGTACAGGTTCAGTCTCAGATGAGCCAGCAGAGCTCTCTGCCCCCACCGCAGATCCCCGTTCAGACTCAAGCGCAGCCCTCCCCACAGCTCTCGCAGCATCAGGCCAGACACATGCAGCACTCGCAGCTGAGCTTCTCTCAAGGCCCTGTGCAGACCACGCAAACGCAGCCAAGTCAACACAAAGTCTCCATGCCCTCCTCGAAAGCACAGCAGATTATCCAGCAGCAGCCACCGCAGCATCACTCTCCACGTCAACACAAGTCTGACTCCTATAACTCAG cacaCTTGCGAGATAACCCCTCCCCGCTCATGATGCATTCCCCTCAAATCTCTCAGTATGCTTTAGTCCACCAGTCCCCTCCTCAGGTCCCCAAAAAG GAACCACAGCAAGGTCCTTCAGCTTTGGGTGGCATTAAAGAAGAGAAGCTGCCTCCTTCACCTGTAATGCGTGGTGAGCCCTTCAGTCCAGCCATGAGACAAGACCCTCATAAACACCCTGAGAGCAAACCCACAATGCCAGGCCACGGCCAACAGA AAGCAGAAATGAAACCACTTGAAAGTTCCCGTCCTGTCATCCGCTCCTCTGAGCAGAGCGGTCCACCGCCTTCCATGCAGGACAAAGAAAAATTCAAACAGGAGCCCAAGACTCCTGTGGCGCCTAAAAAG TTATTCGACGTCGCTATGCCTCATAACGTGTCCTCGTTTGGTGGCCAGGATGTGAAACTGAAGAACATGGGTTCCTGGGCGAGCCTGGCACAGAAATCCACCTCCACTCCCTCATCTGGTCTGAAGTCCTCCAGCGACAGCTTCGAACAGTTTCGGCGCGCGGCCAGAGAGAAGGAAGAACGGGAGAAAGCCCTGAAGGCCCAGGCCGAGCAAGCTGAGAAAGACCGCCTGCGCAGAGAACAAGAGAAACTTCG GGGACGAGATGAAGAGGACTCCATCGAGACGTCTCGAAGGCCTCAGGAGGAGCCCCGCAGGCGGCAGGAGCAGCAGCAGGTCCAGCcaccgcagcagcagcagcagcagcagcagcagcaccaaACTCAGCCCCAAGCCCAGAGTCTGGCCCAGCCGCCCTCGGCCCCGCAGCCCTCCCAGGGCCCGCCCCAGTCCCCCGCTGCTTCCCAGAGTGCACttgaccagcagagggagcttgCACGTCGCCGGGAacaggagaggaggaggagagaggcg ATGGCAGCTACTATTGACATGAATTTCCAAAGTGATTTGATGGCTATCTTTGAGGAGAACTTGTTCTGA
- the LOC122341719 gene encoding protein PET100 homolog, mitochondrial, with product MGVKIEVFRMMLYLSFPVAMFWISNQAEYFEEYIVKRKREIFPPDEKMRRRELEDFKERMRNRSEQKMLKQMGMQSEE from the exons ATGGGGGTTAAAATAGAGGTTTTCAGG ATGATGCTGTATCTGTCGTTTCCGGTGGCGATGTTCTGGATATCAAACCAAGCGGAGTATTTTGAGGAATACATTGTGAAGCGAAAG AGGGAGATCTTCCCACCTGATGAGAAAATGCGC AGGCGAGAGCTGGAGGATTTCAAGGAGCGCATGAGAAACCGAAGCGAGCAGAAGATGCTGAAACAGATGGGCATGCAGTCTGAGGAATGA